A genome region from Bradyrhizobium sp. WSM1417 includes the following:
- a CDS encoding response regulator transcription factor: MRILVVEDDLLIREFVVEALREEGYEVIHAANGEDALEWCGKRVADVLVTDVRMPGRVDGWQIAERCREQDPDLPVIYTSGFSPVAPRPVSGSLFLQKPYDPAEIVRAVNTMARRASPS, from the coding sequence TTGCGAATACTCGTCGTCGAGGACGACCTCCTCATACGCGAATTCGTCGTGGAGGCTCTGCGGGAGGAGGGCTACGAGGTCATCCACGCGGCCAATGGCGAAGACGCGCTGGAATGGTGCGGGAAGCGGGTCGCCGACGTGCTCGTCACCGACGTCAGGATGCCAGGGCGCGTCGACGGCTGGCAGATCGCCGAGCGTTGCCGCGAGCAGGATCCCGACCTCCCGGTGATCTACACGAGTGGCTTCTCGCCCGTCGCGCCGCGCCCCGTGTCCGGCAGTCTGTTCCTGCAAAAGCCCTATGATCCCGCGGAGATCGTCAGAGCCGTGAATACCATGGCCAGGCGAGCTTCGCCGAGTTGA
- a CDS encoding NYN domain-containing protein, producing the protein MSPSPSRIALFIDGANLHATSRTLGFDVDYRRLLNEFQSRGTLLRAFYYSAIVEDEEFSSIRPLLDWLDYNGYTVVTKPTKEFVDPSGRRKVKGNMNIELAVDAMELAGKLDEMVLFSGDGDFRSLVEAVQRRGVRVTVVSTMASRPPMVADELRRQADVFTDLVELQAKIGRDLSERPPARERGDVRGTPLRRTTAAPPRAEPDELIP; encoded by the coding sequence ATGTCGCCTTCGCCCAGTAGGATCGCCCTCTTCATCGACGGCGCCAATCTTCACGCCACCTCCAGGACGCTCGGCTTCGACGTCGACTACCGGCGCCTTCTGAACGAATTCCAGAGCCGGGGTACCCTGCTCCGCGCCTTCTACTACTCGGCCATCGTGGAGGATGAGGAATTCTCCTCGATCCGGCCGCTGCTGGATTGGCTCGATTACAACGGCTACACCGTCGTGACGAAGCCCACCAAGGAATTCGTCGATCCCTCCGGAAGACGCAAGGTCAAGGGCAACATGAACATCGAACTCGCGGTCGATGCCATGGAGCTCGCCGGCAAGCTCGACGAGATGGTCCTATTTTCCGGCGACGGCGATTTCCGCTCCTTGGTCGAGGCCGTCCAGCGTCGTGGCGTCCGGGTCACGGTGGTCTCGACCATGGCCAGCCGGCCGCCGATGGTCGCCGACGAGCTGCGCCGCCAGGCGGACGTCTTCACCGACCTGGTGGAGCTGCAAGCCAAGATAGGCCGGGACCTGTCCGAGCGCCCGCCAGCCCGCGAGCGCGGCGACGTCCGTGGTACGCCGCTGCGGCGCACCACCGCGGCGCCGCCGCGTGCGGAACCCGACGAACTCATTCCGTAG
- a CDS encoding alpha/beta fold hydrolase produces the protein MSVEFRNNVQVRGRGERAMMFAHGFGCDQNMWRFVAPPFESDFTTVLFDHVGAGRSDLTAYDHRKYSTLSGYADDVVEIGRSLRLKDAVFVGHSVSAMIGVLAAVNDPTLFESLVLVGPSARYIDDGDYVGGFSAQQIEELLSFLEENHMGWSAQMAPAIMGNPDRPELGAELTNSFCRTDPAIAKEFARVTFLSDNRADLSKVKARTLILQCSEDIIAGQQVGAYVQRNIPNSELVVLKATGHCPNLSAPKEVVAAIRDFV, from the coding sequence GTGTCCGTCGAATTCCGAAATAACGTGCAGGTCCGCGGCCGCGGTGAGCGGGCCATGATGTTCGCCCACGGCTTCGGGTGCGACCAGAACATGTGGCGCTTCGTGGCGCCGCCGTTCGAGTCGGATTTCACCACGGTGCTATTCGACCACGTCGGAGCCGGCCGTTCGGACCTCACCGCTTACGACCATCGAAAGTATTCGACGCTGTCCGGCTACGCCGATGACGTCGTCGAGATCGGCCGCTCGCTGCGCCTGAAGGATGCCGTATTCGTGGGGCATTCCGTCAGTGCGATGATCGGAGTGCTTGCCGCGGTCAACGATCCGACACTCTTCGAAAGCTTGGTGCTGGTGGGGCCTTCGGCGCGCTACATCGACGATGGCGACTATGTCGGTGGCTTCAGCGCGCAGCAGATCGAAGAGCTTCTTTCGTTTCTGGAGGAGAACCACATGGGATGGTCGGCGCAGATGGCTCCTGCCATCATGGGCAACCCCGACCGGCCTGAGCTTGGCGCGGAACTAACCAACAGCTTCTGCCGTACTGACCCCGCCATCGCCAAGGAATTCGCCCGGGTCACCTTCCTCTCCGACAACCGCGCAGACCTGTCCAAGGTCAAAGCGCGCACGCTGATTCTCCAGTGCAGCGAAGACATCATCGCTGGGCAGCAGGTCGGTGCATACGTCCAACGCAACATCCCGAATAGCGAACTGGTCGTTCTGAAGGCGACCGGCCACTGCCCGAACCTGAGCGCCCCCAAAGAGGTCGTCGCCGCAATCCGAGATTTCGTCTGA
- a CDS encoding PAS domain-containing sensor histidine kinase, whose translation MNNNHPADTDFEDLYENAPCGYLSVRPDGRIDRANRTLADWTGYAPDDLPGMRLSDLLNMAGRIFLETHVAPLLRMQGFFDEFALDLLTKSGARLPAIANARERRTDADALLFTRLTIMRAADRRRFERGLIDARKESEELKTALEERLRQERENAELREQFIAVLGHDLRNPLASIAAGARLMLKAETPEDALRLEAMMQSSVGRMAKMIESVMDLARGRLGGGISLSKAITAIEPVLDHVVAELAAAHPDRSIETHFEVETPFYCDPARIAQLLSNLLGNAISHGAPDRPVRVDSSAGGGHFELSVANSGVAIPEEARKRLFQPFYRGEAHGPSQGLGLGLYIAAEIARAHSGSIEVTSSEAETRFTFRMPLQWEGALRP comes from the coding sequence GTGAATAACAATCATCCTGCCGATACCGATTTCGAAGACCTCTACGAAAACGCGCCCTGCGGGTACCTCTCCGTTCGTCCGGATGGCCGCATCGATCGTGCCAATCGGACTCTTGCGGACTGGACGGGCTACGCGCCAGATGACCTGCCCGGGATGCGGCTGAGCGATCTCCTGAACATGGCGGGGCGCATATTCCTGGAGACGCACGTGGCTCCGTTGTTGCGCATGCAGGGCTTCTTCGACGAGTTCGCGCTCGATCTCCTTACCAAGAGTGGTGCACGGTTGCCGGCGATCGCCAACGCCCGTGAGCGGCGGACCGATGCCGATGCGCTCCTGTTCACGCGTCTTACGATCATGCGGGCTGCCGACCGGCGCCGGTTTGAGCGCGGGCTGATCGACGCCCGAAAGGAAAGCGAGGAGCTCAAGACGGCTCTGGAAGAGCGCCTGCGACAGGAGCGTGAAAATGCCGAACTGCGCGAGCAGTTCATCGCCGTCCTCGGCCATGACCTGCGTAATCCGCTCGCATCGATCGCGGCCGGCGCACGTCTGATGCTCAAGGCCGAGACGCCGGAGGACGCGCTCCGGCTCGAGGCCATGATGCAGAGCAGCGTGGGCCGCATGGCCAAAATGATCGAAAGCGTCATGGACCTGGCTCGGGGCCGCCTCGGGGGAGGAATTTCGCTTTCGAAGGCCATCACCGCCATCGAGCCCGTGCTCGACCACGTCGTGGCGGAACTGGCCGCGGCCCATCCGGATCGCAGCATCGAGACTCATTTCGAGGTCGAGACACCGTTCTACTGCGATCCGGCCCGCATCGCCCAGTTGCTCTCTAACTTGCTCGGCAATGCAATCAGTCACGGGGCACCGGACCGGCCTGTGCGTGTCGATTCAAGTGCCGGCGGAGGACACTTCGAGCTCTCGGTGGCTAACAGCGGGGTGGCCATTCCGGAAGAGGCGCGCAAGCGCCTGTTTCAGCCGTTCTATCGGGGAGAGGCGCACGGGCCCTCGCAAGGGCTCGGACTTGGCCTCTACATCGCAGCCGAGATTGCCAGGGCCCATAGTGGCTCGATCGAGGTTACTTCGTCCGAAGCGGAGACCAGGTTCACGTTCCGCATGCCGCTCCAATGGGAGGGGGCGCTGCGCCCCTAG
- a CDS encoding dodecin family protein, producing MPDSVYKVIELVGTSGDSWEKAAANAVEQAAKSLRDLRIAEVVKLDMQLDDKGKWKPIAPSSTYRSSSRAPEPQHLAATCRARRTDWRRRAVPGPPNRTLWPISEVGHSPTGSDML from the coding sequence ATGCCTGATAGCGTCTACAAAGTCATTGAACTGGTCGGTACAAGCGGCGACTCATGGGAGAAGGCGGCCGCGAATGCGGTCGAACAAGCTGCAAAATCTCTCCGAGATCTTCGCATTGCAGAGGTCGTCAAGCTCGATATGCAGCTGGATGACAAAGGAAAGTGGAAGCCTATCGCGCCAAGCTCAACGTATCGTTCAAGTTCGAGGGCTCCTGAGCCTCAGCACCTCGCCGCCACGTGCAGGGCCAGGAGGACCGATTGGAGAAGGCGCGCGGTGCCCGGTCCGCCCAACCGGACACTGTGGCCCATCTCGGAAGTTGGACATAGTCCGACTGGGAGCGATATGCTTTGA
- a CDS encoding GcrA family cell cycle regulator, with amino-acid sequence MGWDAKNIALLNRRWSAGQSAAQIARHLGCSRNAVCGMLTRLGLKRGHKPPTATPKIRPPLKLRPTSSAACARSVARKVSRNTAERQQPKEFSKQQLYSMLAEAVRNTG; translated from the coding sequence ATGGGCTGGGATGCGAAAAACATAGCGCTCCTCAACAGGCGCTGGTCCGCAGGACAGAGCGCCGCGCAGATAGCGCGTCATCTCGGGTGCAGTCGTAACGCTGTTTGCGGCATGTTGACCCGTCTGGGGCTGAAGCGTGGCCACAAGCCGCCCACGGCAACGCCCAAGATAAGGCCGCCCCTGAAGCTGAGGCCGACGTCGTCGGCAGCCTGCGCCCGTTCAGTCGCACGGAAGGTGTCGCGAAACACAGCGGAGAGGCAGCAGCCCAAGGAATTCAGCAAGCAGCAGCTCTACTCCATGCTGGCAGAGGCGGTCAGAAACACTGGTTAA
- a CDS encoding DUF3455 domain-containing protein has translation MIGVLKLTVAVVCLVGAWLVAKVSAESTGSIVARAGAVIATFHAEGAQIYQCRPESEKYPSEPRALSWQFREPVATLIADGKSIGLHSAGPSWDHIDGSGVKARVVSAAPGETANDIAWLRLDTIEHRGSGVLSEAATVERINTKGGMTQGPCETAGAYLSVPYSADYVFLRNNS, from the coding sequence ATGATTGGTGTCTTAAAACTGACGGTCGCCGTGGTCTGCCTCGTCGGTGCCTGGCTGGTCGCCAAGGTGTCGGCGGAGAGTACTGGATCGATCGTCGCGCGCGCCGGCGCAGTGATCGCAACATTTCATGCCGAGGGCGCCCAGATCTACCAGTGCCGGCCGGAGTCCGAAAAATATCCGTCGGAGCCTCGCGCGCTCAGCTGGCAATTTCGCGAGCCGGTTGCCACGCTCATCGCCGACGGGAAGTCGATCGGCTTGCACTCTGCCGGTCCGAGTTGGGATCACATCGACGGCAGCGGCGTGAAGGCCAGAGTGGTCTCCGCCGCGCCCGGCGAGACTGCAAACGACATTGCCTGGCTGAGGCTTGACACCATTGAACATCGCGGCAGCGGCGTACTGTCCGAAGCCGCGACGGTCGAGCGCATCAACACCAAAGGTGGCATGACGCAAGGACCTTGTGAAACTGCAGGCGCTTATCTCAGCGTTCCCTATTCCGCTGACTACGTTTTCTTGCGCAACAACAGCTGA
- a CDS encoding HlyD family type I secretion periplasmic adaptor subunit → MKSTESLLPAAPTPRVVPFRSPRHRRGEQLAFLPAALEIVETPPSPIGRAIATAIIVLFCTALLWAWWGTIDIVAAATGKILPSGRTKIVQPFETGVVRSIRVQDGQAVKAGDVLIELDPTANEAERDHLHNDLLAERLNIARLRAALSDGDNPMGEFVPPNGAEPELIGTQRQLLLNQVTEHRAKLAALFRQQAQKEAEQATTVATIHKLETIIPVIQSRVEIRKTLVEKELGSKLSYFEVVQLLVEQQEEFNVQKSHLHETEAAVAAIRETRGQAGAEYRHTLSDELAKAEQKASGLAQDLIKAEQRTRLQLLTAPVDGVVQQLAVHTVGGVVTAAQPLVVVVPSDSRLEIEAMVSNSDIGFVRAGQQAEIKVDTFNFTRYGLLHGQVISVSQDAVIRDRQDRTGERPLAATSESSEPKGQELNYSARISLDRTRMQIDDRMVNLSPGMAVTVEIKTGSRSVLSYLLSPLRRYRQEMLRER, encoded by the coding sequence ATGAAGTCAACTGAATCACTGTTGCCCGCCGCGCCCACGCCACGCGTGGTCCCGTTCCGGTCTCCGCGACACCGGCGCGGCGAACAACTGGCATTTCTGCCGGCTGCACTTGAAATTGTGGAAACGCCGCCGTCGCCGATCGGACGCGCCATCGCGACCGCCATCATTGTGCTGTTCTGCACAGCGCTGCTGTGGGCCTGGTGGGGCACCATTGATATTGTCGCGGCGGCAACGGGAAAAATCCTCCCCAGCGGTCGTACCAAAATCGTGCAGCCGTTCGAGACCGGCGTGGTGCGTTCGATCCGGGTCCAGGATGGGCAAGCGGTCAAGGCCGGCGACGTCCTGATCGAGCTCGATCCGACGGCCAATGAAGCCGAGCGCGACCACTTGCACAACGATCTGCTTGCCGAGCGGCTCAACATCGCACGATTGCGCGCGGCGCTTTCCGACGGCGATAATCCCATGGGTGAATTTGTGCCGCCGAACGGCGCAGAGCCCGAGCTGATCGGCACCCAACGCCAGCTTTTGCTGAACCAGGTGACCGAACATCGAGCCAAACTCGCAGCACTTTTCCGTCAACAGGCGCAGAAGGAAGCTGAGCAGGCGACCACGGTAGCAACGATCCACAAGCTCGAGACGATCATTCCCGTGATCCAGTCGCGCGTCGAGATTCGGAAGACGTTGGTCGAGAAAGAGCTGGGCTCGAAGCTGAGTTATTTCGAGGTGGTACAGCTGCTGGTCGAGCAACAAGAGGAGTTCAATGTGCAGAAGAGCCATCTGCATGAGACCGAAGCCGCCGTTGCCGCCATTCGCGAGACGCGCGGTCAGGCCGGGGCCGAATATCGGCATACCCTGTCCGACGAACTCGCCAAGGCCGAGCAGAAGGCCAGCGGGCTCGCCCAGGATCTGATCAAGGCGGAGCAGAGAACCAGGCTGCAGCTGTTGACCGCCCCGGTGGACGGCGTCGTGCAACAACTCGCGGTTCACACGGTCGGGGGCGTGGTGACGGCAGCGCAGCCCCTGGTGGTGGTGGTGCCGAGCGACAGCCGGCTGGAGATCGAGGCCATGGTGTCAAACAGCGACATCGGCTTCGTTCGAGCCGGACAACAAGCCGAGATCAAGGTCGATACCTTCAATTTCACCCGCTATGGCCTGTTGCATGGCCAGGTCATTTCGGTGTCGCAGGACGCCGTAATTCGTGACCGCCAGGACCGCACCGGTGAACGGCCGCTCGCGGCTACCAGCGAATCCAGTGAGCCGAAAGGTCAGGAGTTGAACTACAGCGCGCGCATCTCGCTCGACCGCACCCGAATGCAGATCGACGACAGGATGGTCAACTTGTCGCCCGGCATGGCGGTGACGGTCGAGATCAAGACCGGATCGCGGAGCGTCCTGAGCTATCTTCTGTCGCCGTTGCGCCGCTATCGCCAGGAGATGCTGCGCGAACGCTGA
- a CDS encoding type I secretion system permease/ATPase, with the protein MKIETNGPRPTDPGLEALVTLLHLQGVAADAGQIAHRLGTDKIGAPEMLRCARDLGLKARAYRTDWSRLGGTPLPAIASLRDGGFLLLAKAGEERVLVQSPLAPRPVLMTRDELVSVWDGGLILMARRAGLSDITRRFDITWFLAAIQKYRRLLGEVLVASFFLQLLGLVSPLFFQVVIDKVLVHRSLSTLDVLVLGLVTISVFETVLGILRTYLFAHTTNRIDVELGARLFHHLLALPMAYFQARRVGDSVARVRELENIRNFLTSSALTLVIDLLFTFVFLGVMFFYSPLLSWIVLGSFPFYIAISAAATPLFRRRLDEKFRRGAENQAFLVESVTGIETVKAMAVEPQMQRRWEEQLAGYVAASFRVLSLGNSASQTVQLVNKIVMASLLYFGARLVIDGSLSVGELVAFNILAGRVSAPVLRLAQIWQDFHQARLSIARLGDILNTTAEPSYSAGRARLPAIRGDIKFDHVSFRYRIDGQEVLHDVCFDVPAGQTIGIVGPSGSGKSTFAKLVQRLYVPERGRVLVDGMDLAMADAAWLRRQIGVVLQENVLFNRSVRDNIALAEPAMPMERVVAAARLAGAHEFILELADGYDTVVGERGSTLSGGQRQRIAIARALVTNPRILIFDEATSALDYESERIIQHNMKAIANGRTVLVIAHRLSTVRTADRIVTLDRGRLVEDGSHDTLIKTGGRYASLHRLQGGFHEVN; encoded by the coding sequence ATGAAAATCGAAACCAACGGCCCGAGACCGACCGATCCAGGTCTCGAGGCGCTTGTGACGCTGCTGCATCTCCAGGGCGTTGCGGCCGATGCCGGACAGATCGCGCATCGGCTCGGAACGGACAAGATCGGCGCACCGGAGATGCTCCGATGCGCCAGGGATCTCGGCCTTAAGGCACGCGCCTACCGAACCGATTGGTCACGGCTGGGTGGCACGCCCTTGCCCGCCATCGCATCGCTCCGCGATGGCGGATTCCTGCTCCTCGCCAAGGCAGGCGAGGAAAGGGTGCTGGTGCAGTCGCCGCTGGCGCCCCGGCCTGTGTTGATGACGCGGGACGAACTCGTATCGGTCTGGGATGGTGGTCTGATCCTGATGGCCCGGCGCGCCGGATTATCGGATATCACCCGGCGGTTCGACATCACCTGGTTCCTCGCCGCGATTCAGAAATATCGACGTCTCTTGGGCGAAGTCTTGGTCGCCTCGTTCTTCCTGCAGCTGCTCGGCCTGGTCTCGCCACTGTTCTTCCAGGTGGTCATTGACAAGGTGCTGGTGCATCGTTCTCTAAGCACCCTCGACGTTCTCGTGCTCGGGCTGGTGACGATCTCGGTCTTCGAAACCGTACTGGGAATCCTGCGCACCTATCTATTCGCGCACACCACGAACCGCATCGACGTCGAACTCGGCGCGCGGCTGTTTCACCATTTGCTGGCTTTGCCGATGGCCTATTTCCAGGCGCGGCGGGTCGGCGATTCCGTGGCGCGGGTCCGTGAATTGGAAAACATCCGCAACTTCCTCACCAGCTCGGCGCTGACGCTGGTTATCGACCTGCTTTTCACTTTTGTCTTTCTCGGGGTGATGTTCTTCTACTCGCCGTTGTTGAGCTGGATCGTGCTTGGGTCGTTCCCGTTCTATATCGCGATCTCAGCCGCGGCGACGCCACTGTTCAGGCGACGGCTGGATGAGAAATTCCGCCGCGGCGCCGAGAACCAGGCGTTCCTGGTCGAGAGCGTCACCGGAATCGAGACGGTGAAAGCGATGGCGGTCGAACCGCAGATGCAGCGCCGCTGGGAAGAGCAACTCGCCGGCTACGTGGCCGCGAGCTTCCGGGTCTTGAGCCTCGGCAATAGCGCGAGCCAGACCGTGCAGCTGGTCAACAAGATCGTGATGGCGAGCCTGCTGTATTTCGGCGCCAGGCTCGTGATTGACGGCAGCCTTTCGGTCGGCGAACTCGTCGCTTTCAACATCCTGGCCGGTCGGGTGAGTGCGCCGGTGCTGCGTCTCGCACAGATATGGCAGGATTTTCACCAGGCGCGCCTGTCGATCGCCCGGCTTGGCGACATCCTCAACACCACCGCCGAGCCGAGCTATTCGGCCGGTCGCGCTCGGCTGCCGGCGATCCGCGGCGATATCAAGTTCGACCATGTCTCGTTCCGCTATCGCATCGATGGGCAGGAAGTTCTGCACGACGTCTGTTTCGACGTGCCGGCAGGCCAGACCATTGGCATCGTCGGCCCTTCGGGATCGGGCAAGAGCACGTTCGCGAAACTGGTCCAGCGGCTGTACGTTCCGGAGCGAGGCCGTGTGCTGGTTGACGGCATGGATCTGGCGATGGCCGATGCCGCCTGGCTGCGCCGCCAGATCGGCGTCGTGCTGCAGGAGAACGTGCTGTTCAACCGCTCGGTCCGTGACAACATCGCGCTCGCGGAGCCGGCGATGCCGATGGAGCGCGTGGTCGCCGCGGCGCGGCTCGCGGGCGCGCATGAGTTCATCCTCGAGCTCGCCGACGGCTACGATACCGTGGTCGGCGAGCGCGGCTCGACGCTATCCGGCGGCCAGCGCCAGCGCATCGCCATTGCGCGCGCGCTGGTCACCAATCCACGGATCCTGATCTTCGACGAGGCGACCAGCGCTCTGGACTACGAGAGCGAGCGCATCATCCAGCACAACATGAAGGCCATTGCCAACGGGCGGACGGTGCTCGTGATTGCGCACCGGCTTTCAACGGTCCGGACGGCGGATCGCATCGTCACGCTAGACCGAGGCCGACTGGTCGAGGACGGCAGCCACGACACTTTGATCAAAACCGGCGGCCGGTATGCATCGCTGCATCGCTTGCAAGGGGGCTTCCATGAAGTCAACTGA
- a CDS encoding calcium-binding protein codes for MAITASFSSRTGTLSVFGDAIDDSIVASRDPAGKILINGGAVTVLGGTPSVSTTTLIQLFGQGGNDTIAVDETNGAMPAVQLFGGDGNDTLIGGSGNDLLFGQAGNDTLLGKGGDDLLFGGDGNDTLIGGAGNDQMFGQAGNDRMIWNPGDGTDLMEGGDGNDTAEVNGGNGAEIFTLTANGSRVRFDRISPAPFSLDIGTTENFVLNMNGGDDVFTAGNGLANLISLTVDGGAGNDTITGGDGNDTLLGGDGNDVITGGRGNDVARLGSGDDTFVWNPGDGSDTVEGQDGTDTLQFNGANISESMNITANHGRVKLTRDVGNVTMDLNGMEHINVAARGGADNLTVGDLTGTGVTQVNIDLAGVPGSGVGDGAADTVTVNGTAANDSIQVTGTGGSVTVAGLPATVTLTGAEGANDRLTINGGAGNDVISAAGLAAGSVQLVIDGGAGNDTISGSAGADRLIGGDGNDTVIGGRGDDFADLGNGNDTFIWNPGDGSDIVEGGAGTDTLVFNGANINENIDISANGSRVRMFRDVGNVTMDLGGVEHIQLATLGGTDTVNVGDLTGTDTKQVAIDLSGMLGSGQGDGLADTVNVNGTAGDDKITIASSGSSVVVNGLAAQVTINGTDVSLDQLVVNGGAGNDIINASGLHAGQVNLTINGGDGNDIITGSAGNDTVTGGRGNDMASMGTGDDTFVWNPGDGSDAVDGGAGNDTLVFNGSIANESMEISANGRGATLTRDVGQVTMNLTNIETIDVNALGGADTITVDDLSKTSVNHVAINLESTPGSGVGDGQVDTVVINATNASDVINISDNNGVVTVTGLANDVTITGFEATDRLVINGLGGDDVIIGSTLSANVQLIANGGDGADVLLGGAGNDTLSGGAEDDILIGGGGQDILDGGSGNNIQIQAPVSRAAAVATSSPAAGAALLGQFMASSLVSAGEGHDAVPIADPSATQQSQLALPHAA; via the coding sequence ATGGCCATCACAGCTTCTTTTTCCTCTCGCACTGGCACGCTGTCGGTGTTTGGCGACGCGATCGACGACAGCATCGTCGCCAGCCGCGACCCAGCAGGCAAGATTCTTATCAACGGCGGCGCGGTTACCGTCCTTGGCGGCACGCCGTCGGTTTCCACCACCACGCTGATTCAACTGTTCGGCCAAGGCGGCAATGACACGATTGCAGTCGACGAAACCAACGGTGCAATGCCCGCCGTTCAGCTGTTCGGCGGGGATGGCAACGACACCCTGATCGGAGGCTCCGGGAACGACCTGCTGTTCGGCCAGGCCGGCAATGACACGCTGCTCGGCAAAGGCGGCGACGATCTGCTGTTCGGTGGCGACGGCAACGACACGCTGATCGGTGGCGCTGGCAACGACCAGATGTTTGGACAGGCCGGCAACGATCGCATGATCTGGAACCCGGGCGACGGCACCGACCTGATGGAGGGCGGCGACGGCAACGATACCGCCGAAGTCAATGGCGGCAATGGGGCCGAGATCTTCACGCTCACCGCCAACGGCAGCCGCGTACGTTTCGACCGCATCAGCCCGGCGCCGTTTTCGCTCGACATCGGCACCACCGAGAATTTCGTGCTCAACATGAACGGCGGCGATGACGTCTTCACCGCCGGAAACGGTCTCGCCAACCTGATCAGCCTCACCGTCGACGGCGGCGCCGGCAACGACACCATCACCGGCGGCGACGGCAACGACACGCTGCTCGGCGGCGATGGCAATGACGTCATCACCGGCGGCCGCGGCAACGACGTTGCACGCCTCGGCAGCGGCGATGACACTTTCGTCTGGAATCCAGGCGACGGCAGCGACACTGTCGAAGGCCAGGACGGCACCGATACGCTCCAATTTAACGGCGCCAACATCAGTGAGAGCATGAACATCACGGCCAATCACGGCCGGGTCAAGCTCACCCGCGACGTCGGCAACGTCACCATGGATCTGAACGGCATGGAGCATATCAACGTCGCGGCTCGCGGCGGAGCCGACAACCTCACGGTCGGCGACCTCACCGGTACCGGTGTTACCCAGGTCAATATCGACCTTGCGGGAGTGCCCGGCAGCGGCGTAGGCGACGGCGCGGCCGACACCGTGACCGTCAACGGCACCGCCGCCAATGACAGCATTCAAGTAACTGGAACGGGAGGCTCGGTCACGGTGGCCGGTTTGCCGGCGACGGTCACCCTTACAGGCGCGGAGGGCGCAAACGACCGGCTCACCATCAACGGCGGTGCTGGCAACGACGTCATCAGCGCAGCCGGTCTCGCCGCCGGAAGTGTGCAGCTCGTGATCGATGGCGGGGCCGGCAATGACACCATCTCCGGCAGCGCCGGGGCCGACCGTCTGATCGGCGGCGACGGCAATGATACCGTGATCGGCGGCCGTGGCGACGACTTCGCCGATCTCGGCAACGGCAATGACACCTTCATCTGGAATCCGGGTGACGGTAGCGACATTGTCGAAGGCGGGGCCGGCACCGATACGCTGGTCTTTAACGGTGCCAACATCAACGAGAACATCGACATCTCCGCCAATGGCTCGCGGGTGAGGATGTTCCGTGACGTGGGCAACGTCACCATGGACCTCGGCGGCGTGGAGCATATCCAGCTCGCTACCCTCGGTGGGACCGACACCGTCAATGTCGGCGACCTCACGGGAACCGACACCAAGCAAGTCGCAATCGACTTGTCAGGCATGCTGGGCAGCGGTCAAGGTGACGGCCTTGCCGACACCGTAAACGTCAATGGCACCGCTGGTGACGACAAAATCACTATCGCCAGCAGCGGTTCATCGGTTGTCGTCAACGGGTTGGCTGCGCAGGTGACGATCAACGGCACCGACGTCAGCCTCGATCAACTCGTCGTCAATGGAGGTGCCGGAAACGACATCATCAACGCTTCCGGGCTCCATGCCGGGCAGGTCAACCTCACCATCAATGGCGGTGACGGCAACGACATCATCACCGGCAGCGCCGGCAACGACACCGTCACCGGCGGCCGCGGGAATGACATGGCCTCGATGGGAACGGGCGACGACACCTTCGTCTGGAATCCCGGAGACGGCAGCGACGCGGTCGACGGCGGCGCGGGCAACGATACGCTCGTGTTCAACGGCTCAATTGCCAACGAGAGCATGGAGATCTCGGCCAATGGCAGAGGGGCGACGCTCACCCGCGACGTCGGTCAGGTCACGATGAATCTCACCAACATCGAGACCATCGATGTCAACGCCCTGGGCGGCGCGGACACCATCACGGTGGACGACTTGTCCAAGACCAGTGTCAACCACGTCGCCATCAACCTGGAATCGACGCCAGGCAGTGGTGTCGGCGACGGCCAGGTCGACACGGTCGTTATCAACGCGACCAACGCCAGTGACGTGATCAACATCAGCGATAACAACGGTGTGGTCACGGTGACGGGTCTTGCCAATGACGTGACGATCACCGGTTTCGAGGCAACCGATCGTCTCGTCATCAATGGCCTCGGCGGCGATGATGTCATCATTGGGTCCACGCTCTCGGCAAACGTGCAGCTCATCGCCAATGGCGGCGACGGTGCCGACGTCCTGCTTGGTGGTGCCGGCAACGACACCCTTAGCGGCGGAGCTGAAGATGACATTCTGATCGGCGGAGGCGGTCAGGATATCCTCGACGGTGGGTCTGGCAACAACATCCAGATCCAGGCGCCGGTGAGCCGAGCCGCCGCCGTTGCGACAAGCTCGCCGGCCGCGGGTGCCGCCTTGCTTGGTCAGTTCATGGCGTCGAGCCTGGTCTCGGCGGGAGAAGGTCACGATGCGGTCCCGATCGCCGATCCCTCGGCGACCCAGCAGTCGCAGCTCGCACTGCCGCACGCTGCCTGA